In Gracilimonas sp., the DNA window ATGCCTGTAAATGTGTGCTGGAAATGGAGCAAAAACTGGCTGAATTACAGGCAAAATGGAGTAGTGAAGGCCTCCCTGCCCCGCATGTTCGCTATGGATTGAACTCAGGACCCATGGTTGTAGGAAATATGGGTTCAAAAGATCGATTCAGTTATACAGTTTTAGGTGATAATGTAAACCTTGGGGCCAGGCTTGAACCAGCCAATAAAGATTTTGGCACCCGGATATTAATTTCCCAATCAACAAGAGAGCAGGTTAAAGACCGCCTGTTAACCCGCGAAGTAGCACTCATGAAAGCGAAGGGAAAAACCAAACCTATTCGGATTTTTGAACTTATCTGTGAAAAAGGTACTGATGAGTATAAGAAATGGGAATCATTTGTAGAACTTTTCCATGGTGCGTTAAATCATTATTATAACCGTGAATGGGATCAGGCAGAGGCTCAGTTTCAAAAAGCTCTGGAACTGAAAGACGGGGACATGCTTTGCCGAATTTATTTAAAGAATACTGAGGTATTTAAAAAGAATCCACCCGGCGACACCTGGGAGGGTAGTTATCAACAAACAAATAAATGATGAAAAAATTACTTTCTTCTTTTGGGGTACTTTTATTTTGCGGAGTTATTTTCAGCCAGTCTGCTTTGGCTCAGGTGAAATACACTAACCAAACAGCCGACATGCGGGAAGGGCCAGCAGCCTATCATGAGTTTTTATTACGGCTGTATATCAACAACAAGGTAGAACTTGATTCTTCGCAGGGCTATTGGGACCGGATTTGGTTTAAAAGCACCAGAGGCTGGGTTCCAAGCTATACACTTTCGGACACAAAAATTAGTGACGACAAACTACAGTCTGATTCTCTTCAAAGTCGGATGAACCTGATGTTCTCCCAAATTAACAATGAGGAAACTGATGCTGAAGAAGAACTTGTAGCCTCACCTACACAAGTATCTGCTGCAGTAAAAGGTTTTGCAGAAAAATGGCGCCGGGCACGCGACATTGAATACACCGTAGACTTCGAAAAATTCCAGATTGAGCCTGCTTCTCCCACTGAATTCCAAAACTTTATTGGTGTGAGAGAACGAAAAATGAATCCATCTCAAAAGAGAAGGCTATTGTATCCGGGTGCGGTTTTTGTACCCTACACCGACCCTGCCATAGATCAGGTTGGTTATGCCGTTGCTAGTGCTGTTGCACAAAAAGGGTTGATCAGAAACTATCAGCTACAGCGCTATCTGGATCTTCTTTCCGGGTTGATTGTAGAGAATAGCCATAAACCCGAACTCGATTTCAAAGTTTTCATCCTGGATTCAGAAGCCGTCCAGGGATATTCTCTGCCCGGAAATTATATCTTTGTTTCAAAGGGGGCTCTAAAACAAATGCGTTCTGAAGCTGAACTGGTTCATTTTCTGGCTCATGAAATCGCTCACCTTGTATTCAGTCATGGAATGGTCGAATATAAAGAACAGGAACCCAGAGTTAAGCGGGAGAGCTTACTGGATGAAATGCGCAGAAAGTTGGCTGAAGATGGAGCAGAAGATCAGGCTACAGAAGAGGAAAGAGAAAATGAACAACGGATCACAGACTGGACGGATGGTTTTTATGATGCAGCCAATTCTGAGCGGTTGGAGTCATATGAGTTTGATGCAGATTATTGGGGCATCATTTACACATACCTCTCCGGATATAATCCTAACGAGGCTATCAAATACCTGAACAGAATCCAGATATCTGAAACTGAAGCAATTACGGAATGGACAGGTCTTTCTCTGGAACGAAGGATTGAAGCCATCAACGACCAGATAGACGACCTTAATCTTGGAAATGGTAATACCAGCAGCGAGTTGTTTCAACGGTTGATGAATTCACTGGAATAACTTTTACACCTTTTCTACTAATTTCGAGATGATTAAAAAGTGATTTTCTTACGCTCTTTAATCATCTTTTTATTTAGATTTTAATCTGTTTTCATTAAAAATAATCGTCATGCATATTGATCACATTGGCATTGCTGTTAAAGACCTAAAAGCAGCAACTGAAACCTATTCCAAGATTTTAAACGCTTCCCCCACTAAAACTGAAGTTGTTGAAAGTGAAAAGGTAGAAACTGTTTTCTTTCAAACCGGAGAATCTAAAGTTGAACTGCTCGGCCCTACAGCCAATGATTCTGTAATTGCAAAGTATGTAGAGAAAAAAGGGGAAGGACTCCATCACGTGGCTTTTGAAGTTGATGATATCCATGCTGAGCTTGACCGTCTGCGAAAGGAAGGATTTACTGTACTAAACGAAAAGCCTAAAGATGGAGCAGATAATAAACTGGTCGCCTTTGTCCATCCGAAAGATAATCATGGGGTTTTGGTCGAATTATGCCAAAGTAAGAAGTAATTGAGTTTTGCCTGATTTGATGTGTATCTTTAGCGCTCATTGTTCGGGACGTGGCTCAGTCCGGTAGAGCACTCGGCTGGGGGTCGAGGGGTCGCAGGTTCAAATCCTGTCGTCCCGACATTTACTATTAAGGGACGTTAGCATTGCTAACGTCCCTTTTTTATAATTTTTCATTTCTAAATAAACCTTAATCACTTCATAACTGGATTACACTGCCGACGCTCTTTTTTGCTTATCTGGACAAGCATTGTATTCCTACGAAACCTTGTAGTATATTTGTTCTTCTTATTTATATTATAGGGCTTCACTTATGGGTTTGGTACAATTTGATCAAGATGAAAGCAACTCTGAAAACTACTTCAAGAGTTTAACAGTGTAATTATTAGGTACGGGTATCGGGTATGAAATCTACATCACAATCTATCAATATTGATCAGCTTAACCTGCTCATGGAGCTGGTTGGAAAGATCAACTCTAACCTGGAGCTTGATAAATTACTTCGGGAGATTATGGATTCTGCTAAAATCATAATGGATACCGAAGCAAGTTCACTTTTCCTTCTTTCCGATGACAATTCTAAGCTCACCTTAACGATTCCAACTGGCCCAGCTACAGCGGAGCTCTCAGGAAAGAGCATCCCCGCAAATCAGGGATTGAGTGGCTGGGTGGTTCAGAATGTTGAACCTGTGATTGTCAAAGATGTGCAAAAAGACTCCAGATTTGCCGGAGAGCTCAGCGTAAGCTCCTCTTTCACCACCAAAGATCTCATTTGTGTGCCCCTCGTTAACCATAATGGAAAAGTAATTGGAGCGCTTCAGGCAATCAACAAGAAAAACCCTGAGGAACTGACTGAAGAATTAATTCCAGTGTTTCAGACTCTTGCCAATCAGGCCGCTATTGCCATTGAAAATGCCAAACTACAGCAACAGCGAATTGAGAAGGAACTCATGGATAAAGAGCTTGAAGTTGCCCGAACCATCCAATCAGGATTCTGGCCAAAGGAAGTTCCAAATATTCCTAATTACCGGATAGCCGGCTGCAGTAAACCAGCCAAAAGTGTTGGCGGAGATTATTACGATTATATTCCCATACCAGGCACCAACCGGTGGGGATTTACAGTAGCTGATGTAACCGGAAAAGGAGTGCCTGCCTCACTGTTAATGGCTACCATGCGTGCATCCCTTCGTTCTCATGTTGAAAACAATAACAACGTAGGGGATTCAATTAATCGGGTTAACAAACTTATCTATGAAGATTCTCCTATCGACAAGTTTATTACTGCTGTTTATGGAGAGCTTGATACAGAAACCCACACCTTCAATTATGTGAATGCAGGGCACAACAATCCTTATTTACTTGATGTACACAATCATAAACTTACTCAGCTCGAAGTTGGCGGAGTAATGCTTGGCATCATGGACCCTGTAGACTTTAAAGGAGACTCGATAAAATTATATTCCGGAAATAAGCTGATTCTTTTTTCCGATGGAATTCCCGAGGCCAGAAATAAGGAAGGGAATTTTTTCTCTGATGAAGCATTTGAAGACTGGCTTATGGAGCATAAATCCCTTTCCCCTTCCCAGATGATGATGAACCTGCTAAAAACAATTGATAATTTTAGTAAAGGTCAGCCCCAAAGTGACGATATAACACTCATCATTATTGAACGTGTTCAATAAATAGGCTGCTTAGTCAAAAAACCTAAGATTGACTAGGGTCTGTTTTTCTTAAAAAACATAACTTTTCTGTGGCAAAATAATTTGTAACAAATCATCTGCACGGAACTTTTATAATAGGCAAAAGTATACATCTACAAGGAAAGTTTGATTATGTATATCATTAACAACAAGAGACAAATCGAGAGGATAAAAGACATGGTGACTGTTCGTAAGAACATGGATACCTATGAAGTTTTTTATCATGACCCTTCTACCGGGGAACTCTGGAAAAGCTTTTTCCCCAGAGGATATAAAAAACATCAAGGCCCTAAATTACTACGGCCCGAACCTTTGCCCGACAACCTGGAGCTGCAGTTGGAAATTTGCCTCAACAGCCCCGATGATTCAGACGCCATTGGTTTAGGAATAGAGTGCTCGGTTAAACCTGAAAAATGGGAAGAGATCATTGAGATACTTGATAAAAACCGAAAGAAATATCTCCGTAGCCACCTGAACACCTTTATAAAACATCTGGGAATTTTAAGCCCAATCGAATCTCTTAAAGAGATCGAGTTGCATCCTGAAGATCTTAAGATTGATGAGGAAAAATTTACCGCACTCAAAAAGAGGGCTAAAAGAATTAAACTGAAAAGATTCTTTAGAATTTAGTTCACACTCCCGCAAGAAAAACTCTCTGATAAGGCCGAAAAACACTCCTTTCCGGTTCACTCCCCTCTTAACATTAGAGAGTTTTAATATCTAATATTTGTAAAAACAAGCTCTCAGGATATCCAGAGCCTTTTTTTCATCTCCACAGGGAAAATATTTCCGCTTCATTAAAATTAAAATTTTTTAATGTTAGAGGAATTTAATATTATTTAGGCGAGATAAATAAAACTCAATGAGAGTAGCAATCATCCACATATTAATTCTTCTGGCTTCAGGCTTTTGGGCTTCTCTTCAGGCACAAGCAACAGCCGTCATGCAGGTCAGGGTAGAGGTCGTAAGCGGGGCGGGTTTAACTTCTATTGAAGAACCGACCATCGACCTAAGCTCCGTCGATTTAGTCGACAATGATGTCAAGGCTGGCGGATTTTCTTTAAGAACCGCACCCGGTACTGATGTTAGTGTTTATATCTCCGAAAACTCCTTAATCAGGAATTACAATGGAGATACTATTGAGTTCGAATCCCTCACAGTAGACAAACGCTCTTCCGAAACTGGTGAACACCATATCTCACTGAATGGTAAAATCAAAGACCAAGCCACACTTTCCGGTCATTATCAGGGAGATGTTACTGCCGTTATAGAATACTTGTAACTACCATTCTATTTACTCCGGCAAACACCTCTTTTATCCCTTTCAGGGATACCAACCCGCTTATCGTACGCCATTTCCCAATCTTAAATAAACTTCTCCAATCCGATAGCTTTTGGGCTTCGTAGTATTAAAGTGCTGAGATTAAGTGATTAGCAAACATATACTCCGAATAACTCAAATAAAGCCTCGGTTTTGATCGATCGGGGCTTTTTATTTTTAGATGGGCTGCTTTACTCCCTTGATCAGAAATAAATTCCAGTATCTATAGCTCCATTTTTCTTTGTGGTGAACATCGAAATGATGAGATGTGAGCATTTCGATAGCTTCACCCATAGTAACAGTTTGAATGGTTTCATTGGTTAGTTTATCGATCCAGTAGTTAATGACCTTGAATAGCCCTTCTCTATTCCAATCCAGTAAATAAAAGTTACCTCCGGGTTTAAGTACCCGATGCACTTCCCTAAACACAGCAACCTGATCAGGATAATTATGAAAAGCATTCATCGAAATTACCTGATCAAAAGAATTTGATTGAAAACCAAGTTTATCAGCAGAATGCCCGGTGAAACTAATATTATTCACATGCCTTAACTTCTTTTGGGCTATTTCCAGCATTTTTGAGGAGAGGTCATTTAAAATAAACTCCCTGAATTCATCTTCCCTTTGTTGAAGAAGCTCAGCTAAGAAACCTGTGCCTGCACTAAGATCCAAAAGGCGGTCTAATGGATCCGTATCGAATTCTCGCAATAATCTTTGATGGGTATTCACTAAGTAGCCTTTCCACCGCTCATCGTATTGAGCTGCCTGAGCATTGTAACTTTCTGCTGTATAATTTTTATTCATGTCAGTCCTGATACCACTTCTCTTGTACAAAAAATTTATTGGATGCCCGCCTTTTTAGAGACATTCACTAAGATATACACTAGTTCACGCCCTTTCATTTGCCCCTTATAACCGAGCCTTTCAGATCATTTTATTTTTTCTGCAATCTGGTTGAAAGATCAGTTCGTACTCACAACTGAACAAGAAATAAAATTCATCAAGAAAAAACTATTATGAAATCACTAAACAAGTTAATCATTATACTGGCTGCTGTGGGATTGTCCTTCACAGCTTGCGACAATAATAACTCTTCCGGGGAAGATGACTCTGATATCCCGTCTGTAGAAGTCAATACGCAAGGAACCAGCAATGGAAACCAGGTAGTCATCTCAAATGTTGTATCTCCTGAGAACGGCTGGATTGTTGTTCATCGTTCTAACGCAGCTGGCAACGGCCCGCAAGTCCCTGAAATTATCGGTAAAGCTATGGTTGATGCCGGTGCAAATTCTGATGTCACCATTCAGCTCGAAGAAGGTGTTTCTAATGACGAAACCCTTTGGGCTATGCTTCACGAAGATACCGGAACGATGGGTGAGTATGAGTTTGACGGGCAAAATGGACTAGACCTTCCTGTTACTTTGAATGATGAAATCGTTATGACATCCTTCATGATTTCTCAAACTGATCCGGCTATTTCAGTGATGGACCAGGTTAACAGAGGTAATATTTTCAATATTGGATCTGTATCCGCTGC includes these proteins:
- a CDS encoding class I SAM-dependent methyltransferase — its product is MNKNYTAESYNAQAAQYDERWKGYLVNTHQRLLREFDTDPLDRLLDLSAGTGFLAELLQQREDEFREFILNDLSSKMLEIAQKKLRHVNNISFTGHSADKLGFQSNSFDQVISMNAFHNYPDQVAVFREVHRVLKPGGNFYLLDWNREGLFKVINYWIDKLTNETIQTVTMGEAIEMLTSHHFDVHHKEKWSYRYWNLFLIKGVKQPI
- a CDS encoding M48 family metalloprotease, whose product is MKKLLSSFGVLLFCGVIFSQSALAQVKYTNQTADMREGPAAYHEFLLRLYINNKVELDSSQGYWDRIWFKSTRGWVPSYTLSDTKISDDKLQSDSLQSRMNLMFSQINNEETDAEEELVASPTQVSAAVKGFAEKWRRARDIEYTVDFEKFQIEPASPTEFQNFIGVRERKMNPSQKRRLLYPGAVFVPYTDPAIDQVGYAVASAVAQKGLIRNYQLQRYLDLLSGLIVENSHKPELDFKVFILDSEAVQGYSLPGNYIFVSKGALKQMRSEAELVHFLAHEIAHLVFSHGMVEYKEQEPRVKRESLLDEMRRKLAEDGAEDQATEEERENEQRITDWTDGFYDAANSERLESYEFDADYWGIIYTYLSGYNPNEAIKYLNRIQISETEAITEWTGLSLERRIEAINDQIDDLNLGNGNTSSELFQRLMNSLE
- the mce gene encoding methylmalonyl-CoA epimerase — translated: MHIDHIGIAVKDLKAATETYSKILNASPTKTEVVESEKVETVFFQTGESKVELLGPTANDSVIAKYVEKKGEGLHHVAFEVDDIHAELDRLRKEGFTVLNEKPKDGADNKLVAFVHPKDNHGVLVELCQSKK
- a CDS encoding GAF domain-containing SpoIIE family protein phosphatase, with the translated sequence MKSTSQSINIDQLNLLMELVGKINSNLELDKLLREIMDSAKIIMDTEASSLFLLSDDNSKLTLTIPTGPATAELSGKSIPANQGLSGWVVQNVEPVIVKDVQKDSRFAGELSVSSSFTTKDLICVPLVNHNGKVIGALQAINKKNPEELTEELIPVFQTLANQAAIAIENAKLQQQRIEKELMDKELEVARTIQSGFWPKEVPNIPNYRIAGCSKPAKSVGGDYYDYIPIPGTNRWGFTVADVTGKGVPASLLMATMRASLRSHVENNNNVGDSINRVNKLIYEDSPIDKFITAVYGELDTETHTFNYVNAGHNNPYLLDVHNHKLTQLEVGGVMLGIMDPVDFKGDSIKLYSGNKLILFSDGIPEARNKEGNFFSDEAFEDWLMEHKSLSPSQMMMNLLKTIDNFSKGQPQSDDITLIIIERVQ